From Microcystis aeruginosa NIES-2549, a single genomic window includes:
- a CDS encoding DUF1156 domain-containing protein: MTYRKKLIEVALPLEAINVESAYEKKPGIGSHPRGVHLWWARRPLATCRAVLWASLVDDPSSWPDKFPTEEEQNRERQRLFDILGRIHIETDKKGNTKQVVKGLVSWKEINKPTSNVLDAAQREIARCLAWERGEEPPTKPDAIRDYIAKYAPSAYDPFCGGGSIPLEAQRLGLQAHGSDLNPVAVLITKALIEIPPKFKDKPPVNPDSRQKQKISSWEGAQGLAADVRYYGQWMRDEAFKRIGYLYPMVETNHKGTKDTKVIAWLWARTVKCPNPACGCQMPLVRSFQLSTKKGKEAWVEPFVGDVNTEGDFNHKGTEDTKGDDFGVSGVPPKIRFEVKTGKGTAPESPKTGRGATFRCLACGQPVNDKHIKAEGMAGRMDAQLMAIVAEGKGGRIYLSPNSEHEAIAKSAKPTWYPDAQISDDRRSMFTPLYGLTHFHHLFTPRQLVALTTFSDLVSEAREKIKADAVAAGIPDDDLPLNDGGIGATAYADAVATYLAFVIDRCADFNCSVTRWASSNEKIMNLFARQAIPMVWDYSEANILEKVVGGFETCNEYVSDCIAILPTTITSKGEVNQKDASQNNCDLSLCPVISTDPPYYDNISYADLSDFFYVWLRRSLNSIYPNLFSTLLVPKAPELVATPYRFGGDKKKAQSFFEEGLGKAFGRMNAMAHSDYPLTVYYAFKQSETKDSDDDAGNTFVSSTGWETMLEGLIKSDFSIGGTWPMRSEQNERMVATGTNALASSIVLVCRPRPADAPKASRRQFLNELKRDLPQALKLLQQGNIAPVDLAQASIGPGMAIYSKYAAILESNGSSMGVRTALQLINQILDEFLTEQEGEFDSDTRWALTWFEQYQFNEGLYGNAETLSKAKNTSIQGMVEAGILEAKAGKVRLLKREDLKTDWKPEKDERTPIWEITQHLIHTLDKNGETGAAELLAKLGNRADLAKELAYRLYSLCDRKGWTQEAIAYNSLVTSWPEITRLANEYKPSPEQLSFSL, translated from the coding sequence ATGACCTACCGTAAAAAACTCATTGAAGTGGCCCTACCCCTAGAAGCCATTAACGTCGAATCGGCATACGAAAAGAAACCAGGTATTGGTTCCCATCCTAGAGGAGTTCATCTCTGGTGGGCGCGGCGACCTTTAGCAACTTGTCGCGCCGTTCTGTGGGCTTCATTAGTGGATGACCCGTCGAGTTGGCCAGATAAATTTCCCACCGAGGAGGAGCAGAATCGGGAACGACAGAGATTGTTCGATATATTAGGAAGAATTCATATTGAAACAGATAAGAAGGGAAACACGAAGCAGGTCGTAAAGGGACTGGTATCGTGGAAGGAAATCAATAAACCCACTTCCAACGTATTAGACGCGGCACAGCGAGAAATTGCGCGCTGTTTAGCTTGGGAACGTGGGGAAGAACCCCCCACTAAACCGGATGCTATACGCGACTATATCGCTAAATATGCCCCCTCCGCCTATGACCCGTTTTGTGGTGGTGGTTCCATTCCTTTGGAGGCCCAGCGCTTGGGTTTGCAGGCCCACGGTAGTGACCTCAATCCGGTGGCGGTGTTGATTACTAAGGCTTTGATCGAGATTCCGCCCAAGTTTAAGGATAAACCGCCGGTTAATCCCGATTCTCGCCAAAAACAAAAGATTTCTTCCTGGGAAGGGGCCCAGGGATTGGCCGCAGATGTGCGCTATTACGGTCAGTGGATGCGGGATGAGGCTTTTAAAAGGATTGGCTATCTTTATCCGATGGTGGAAACCAACCACAAAGGCACAAAGGACACTAAGGTGATTGCTTGGCTTTGGGCCAGGACGGTGAAGTGTCCTAATCCGGCCTGTGGCTGTCAGATGCCTCTGGTCCGCAGTTTTCAGCTTTCGACGAAGAAGGGTAAGGAGGCTTGGGTTGAGCCTTTTGTGGGAGATGTTAACACTGAGGGGGATTTTAACCACAAAGGCACTGAGGACACAAAGGGGGATGATTTTGGTGTCTCTGGGGTGCCACCCAAAATCCGCTTTGAGGTGAAGACGGGTAAGGGTACGGCCCCGGAATCTCCCAAGACTGGTCGAGGAGCTACGTTTCGGTGTTTAGCCTGTGGTCAGCCAGTTAACGATAAGCATATTAAGGCAGAAGGAATGGCGGGACGGATGGATGCTCAACTCATGGCAATTGTTGCTGAGGGGAAAGGTGGACGGATTTATCTTTCTCCTAACTCTGAACATGAAGCAATCGCTAAGAGTGCAAAACCAACATGGTATCCAGATGCTCAAATAAGCGATGATAGGCGGTCAATGTTCACACCGCTTTATGGACTGACGCATTTTCATCATCTTTTTACTCCCCGTCAACTCGTCGCCCTCACTACTTTTAGCGATTTAGTAAGTGAAGCCAGAGAAAAAATTAAAGCTGATGCAGTAGCCGCAGGAATCCCTGATGATGATTTACCTCTTAATGATGGGGGAATAGGCGCGACGGCTTATGCGGATGCAGTGGCGACTTATTTGGCATTTGTGATTGATCGATGCGCTGACTTTAACTGTTCTGTAACGAGGTGGGCATCTAGTAATGAAAAAATAATGAATTTATTTGCCCGCCAAGCAATCCCTATGGTTTGGGATTATTCAGAAGCTAATATTCTAGAGAAGGTGGTTGGAGGATTTGAGACGTGCAATGAATATGTTAGTGACTGTATCGCAATATTGCCGACAACAATCACATCTAAGGGAGAAGTGAATCAAAAAGATGCTTCCCAAAACAACTGTGATTTGTCGCTATGTCCCGTAATATCAACCGATCCACCATATTATGACAATATAAGCTATGCAGATCTTTCAGACTTTTTTTACGTCTGGTTGCGCCGTTCTTTAAATTCAATCTATCCCAATCTTTTCAGCACTTTACTCGTTCCCAAAGCACCCGAATTAGTCGCTACTCCCTATCGTTTTGGGGGTGATAAGAAAAAAGCTCAATCCTTTTTTGAGGAGGGCTTAGGCAAAGCATTCGGACGAATGAATGCGATGGCTCACTCAGATTACCCTCTGACGGTTTACTACGCTTTCAAGCAGTCAGAAACCAAAGACAGCGATGATGACGCAGGAAATACTTTTGTATCATCCACCGGGTGGGAAACAATGCTCGAAGGTTTGATTAAATCCGATTTTTCGATTGGCGGCACATGGCCAATGAGAAGTGAACAAAATGAAAGGATGGTAGCAACTGGCACAAATGCCCTCGCCTCATCTATAGTCCTCGTGTGTCGTCCCCGTCCCGCCGACGCGCCCAAAGCCAGCCGCCGGCAATTCCTCAACGAACTGAAGCGAGACCTTCCCCAAGCCCTAAAACTGCTGCAACAGGGCAATATTGCCCCCGTTGACCTCGCCCAAGCCAGTATTGGGCCCGGGATGGCAATCTACTCCAAATACGCCGCTATCCTCGAATCTAACGGCTCCTCCATGGGTGTTCGCACGGCCCTGCAACTGATTAACCAGATTCTCGACGAATTTCTCACCGAACAAGAAGGAGAATTTGATAGTGATACCCGTTGGGCGCTGACTTGGTTCGAGCAGTACCAATTCAACGAAGGACTATATGGCAATGCAGAAACCCTCTCCAAAGCCAAAAACACCAGTATTCAGGGCATGGTTGAAGCTGGCATACTAGAAGCAAAAGCCGGTAAAGTGCGACTACTCAAGCGCGAAGATCTTAAAACCGATTGGAAGCCAGAAAAAGATGAGCGGACACCCATCTGGGAAATCACCCAACACCTCATCCATACCCTCGATAAAAACGGCGAAACCGGAGCCGCAGAACTCTTGGCCAAACTAGGAAACAGAGCCGATTTAGCCAAAGAACTCGCCTATAGACTTTATAGCCTCTGTGACAGAAAAGGTTGGACCCAAGAAGCCATAGCCTACAATAGCCTCGTCACCTCTTGGCCAGAAATCACCCGCCTAGCCAACGAATATAAACCCTCCCCCGAACAACTATCCTTTTCTTTGTGA
- a CDS encoding Swt1 family HEPN domain-containing protein has translation MAISNRERVGRALDFLREGLYPFIEREMKASYGQKWLAVALSCLPESYTIRRTGDAVLKEDVSALLIVLWEQWNEVFKKTLGRSDRSLASELRDVRNAWAHNDAFSLDDAYRAFDSISRLLSSVSADTQEVEKQKQEILRLRFEEQARRETRRQAIAPTEGQPMSGLKPWREIATPHPDVASGRFQQAEFAADLWQVYLDEGSDEYRDPTEFFRRTYLTEGLKQLLTNALLRLSGNGGEPVIELQTNFGGGKTHAMLALYHLCNALAIEDLPGMESIFQALNIKKPPENVNIAVLVGTKVQPSGIPPYKPEHNKQNRPEIKTLWGEIAWQLGGAEGYALVRNADETSTNPGDALKILFNRFSPCLILIDEWVAYARQLHDKNDIAGGSFDTQFTFAQTLSESAKNAQQTLLAVSIPASETVDEKTGEVRTTDVETGGERGTEALDRLKNAIGRIQSPWRPASAEESFEIVRRRLFQTTTDPQLFVARDAVIKAFSEMYRTQAQEFPSECLEADYRRRLREAYPIHPEFFDRLYSDWSTLDKFQRTRGVLRLMAKVIHSLWEREDKSLLIMPSHVPMDDAQVQSELTRYLDDNWVPIIEKDVDGPNSLPLDIDRQNSNLGRYSACRRVTRTIYLGSAPTIRAANRGLEDKRIKLGCVQPGETVATFGDALRRLTDRATYLYIDGNRYWISNQPNVTRTAQDRANLLFEERYKVTEEIVRRLKSDQQRGEFGGIHIAPESTADIPDDPNLGVRLVVLGPGQPHSKSAEDSPARRLVAEILNQRGGSPRYYKNTLVFVAADKSNLENLEKNVAGYLAWNSIVADQETLNLDVSQNKQAITKRDQADKDVSLILNQTYKWLLVPEQPDPQKGIHWTDTNAQGDDSPIDRASRKLVHEGQLITHYSGDNLRMEALDKYLWRSTNHIDLKRLWEYLAQYLYLPRLKNPDVLLQAVREGLVSMLVQENFAYAEGWDEARQRYTGLVILRDINPSISSHSLLVKPDVAMGQLEAEKPANPPTTAETDSVISSDRDRPPSLPSGVGLTVTETPGDLVEKKLVLRRFYGSVEIDPLRINRDASAIADEVIQHLTRLNGASVKVTLEIEADIPDGTPDDVVRTVTENCRTLKFNNQSFEQE, from the coding sequence ATGGCAATCAGCAATCGTGAACGAGTCGGACGCGCCCTAGATTTCCTCAGAGAGGGACTATACCCCTTCATTGAACGAGAAATGAAAGCAAGCTACGGCCAGAAGTGGCTCGCCGTGGCCTTAAGTTGCCTCCCTGAGAGCTATACGATCCGCAGGACAGGTGATGCCGTCCTCAAGGAAGACGTTTCGGCCCTGCTAATTGTCCTCTGGGAGCAGTGGAATGAAGTTTTTAAGAAAACCCTAGGCAGAAGCGATCGCTCTCTGGCCAGTGAACTAAGAGATGTCCGCAACGCCTGGGCCCATAACGATGCTTTCAGCCTCGACGATGCTTACCGGGCTTTTGATAGCATCTCTCGCCTACTGAGTTCGGTTTCCGCCGACACCCAAGAGGTGGAGAAGCAGAAGCAAGAAATCCTCAGACTTCGCTTTGAAGAACAGGCCCGGCGAGAGACAAGGCGCCAAGCGATCGCACCGACGGAGGGACAACCGATGTCGGGATTGAAACCCTGGCGGGAAATCGCCACCCCCCACCCCGATGTGGCTTCCGGACGCTTCCAACAGGCCGAATTTGCCGCCGACCTCTGGCAAGTCTATCTCGATGAAGGCTCTGACGAATACCGCGACCCGACGGAATTTTTCCGCCGCACCTACCTCACCGAAGGACTCAAGCAACTTCTGACCAATGCCCTGCTGCGTCTGAGTGGTAATGGCGGAGAGCCGGTGATTGAACTGCAAACTAACTTCGGTGGCGGAAAAACCCACGCCATGCTGGCCCTCTACCATCTGTGCAATGCTTTGGCGATCGAAGATCTTCCCGGTATGGAGTCGATATTCCAAGCTCTGAACATTAAAAAACCCCCCGAAAATGTCAACATTGCTGTTCTGGTCGGCACTAAAGTCCAGCCTAGTGGCATCCCCCCCTACAAACCGGAACACAACAAGCAAAATCGCCCAGAAATCAAGACCCTGTGGGGAGAAATAGCTTGGCAACTCGGCGGCGCTGAGGGCTACGCTCTGGTTCGCAACGCCGATGAAACTTCCACTAATCCGGGAGACGCACTCAAAATATTGTTTAATCGTTTTTCACCCTGTTTGATCTTGATCGACGAATGGGTTGCCTATGCCAGGCAATTGCACGACAAGAACGATATTGCCGGCGGTAGTTTTGACACCCAGTTTACTTTTGCCCAAACCCTGAGCGAGTCGGCGAAAAATGCCCAGCAGACGCTTTTGGCTGTGAGTATCCCCGCTTCGGAAACCGTTGACGAAAAAACCGGAGAAGTACGGACTACAGATGTTGAAACCGGAGGAGAACGGGGTACAGAGGCCCTAGACCGCCTTAAAAATGCGATCGGGCGCATCCAATCCCCTTGGCGACCCGCTAGTGCCGAGGAGAGTTTCGAGATCGTCCGCCGCCGTCTCTTTCAAACCACTACTGACCCGCAACTATTTGTCGCACGGGATGCGGTTATTAAAGCCTTCTCCGAGATGTATCGCACCCAGGCCCAGGAATTTCCTAGCGAATGCCTGGAGGCTGACTACAGACGCCGCCTGCGGGAAGCCTATCCCATTCACCCAGAATTTTTCGATCGCCTCTACTCCGACTGGTCAACCCTCGATAAATTCCAGCGCACCAGGGGTGTTTTGCGACTCATGGCCAAGGTCATCCATTCCCTTTGGGAGCGAGAGGACAAGAGCTTGTTGATCATGCCGTCCCACGTCCCGATGGATGATGCTCAGGTTCAGTCGGAGTTAACCCGCTACTTAGATGATAATTGGGTTCCGATCATCGAAAAGGATGTGGATGGCCCCAATTCTCTGCCCCTCGACATCGATCGCCAAAATTCCAACCTGGGACGCTATTCTGCTTGCCGTCGGGTTACGCGCACTATTTACCTTGGCTCGGCCCCCACGATTCGGGCTGCTAACCGAGGACTAGAAGATAAGAGGATAAAACTCGGTTGCGTGCAGCCGGGGGAGACTGTAGCCACTTTTGGTGATGCCCTACGGCGGCTAACAGATCGGGCCACCTACCTCTACATCGATGGCAACCGCTACTGGATTTCCAATCAGCCGAACGTCACCCGCACAGCCCAAGATCGGGCAAACCTGCTCTTTGAGGAGCGGTATAAAGTGACAGAAGAAATCGTCCGGCGCTTGAAGTCCGACCAGCAGCGGGGCGAGTTTGGAGGGATTCATATTGCCCCAGAATCTACTGCCGATATTCCTGATGATCCTAATCTCGGCGTGCGGCTCGTCGTTCTCGGTCCTGGGCAACCCCACAGCAAATCCGCCGAAGATAGCCCCGCTCGGCGTTTAGTGGCGGAAATTCTCAATCAGAGAGGGGGTAGCCCCCGCTATTACAAGAATACGCTTGTATTTGTTGCCGCTGACAAATCGAACTTGGAAAACTTAGAGAAGAACGTCGCCGGATATCTTGCCTGGAATTCAATTGTGGCGGATCAGGAAACCCTCAATCTCGATGTTTCTCAGAATAAACAGGCGATCACTAAGCGCGATCAAGCCGACAAGGACGTAAGCCTGATCCTCAACCAAACCTATAAGTGGCTGCTGGTTCCGGAGCAACCCGACCCCCAGAAAGGCATCCACTGGACTGATACCAACGCTCAGGGGGACGATTCGCCTATCGATCGAGCCAGCCGCAAACTGGTTCATGAGGGGCAACTGATTACCCATTACTCTGGTGACAACCTGCGGATGGAGGCCCTCGACAAATACCTGTGGCGTTCAACTAACCACATCGATCTGAAACGTCTGTGGGAGTACCTAGCGCAGTATCTTTACTTGCCCCGTCTCAAGAACCCGGATGTTCTGCTTCAGGCTGTGCGGGAGGGATTGGTCTCAATGCTTGTGCAGGAAAATTTTGCTTATGCAGAGGGCTGGGACGAGGCAAGGCAAAGATATACTGGTCTTGTCATCCTTCGGGATATCAACCCGAGTATCAGCAGTCACAGCCTTCTGGTTAAGCCTGATGTAGCTATGGGGCAGCTAGAGGCCGAGAAACCAGCTAACCCCCCGACCACTGCCGAGACTGATTCGGTTATCTCCAGTGACCGTGATCGGCCGCCATCTTTACCCTCTGGTGTTGGATTAACTGTGACAGAGACTCCCGGTGATCTGGTTGAGAAAAAGCTGGTTCTGCGGAGGTTTTACGGCAGTGTTGAGATCGATCCCCTGCGAATTAATCGAGACGCTTCCGCGATCGCTGACGAGGTAATCCAGCATCTCACCCGACTCAATGGGGCCAGCGTTAAGGTAACACTGGAGATCGAGGCTGATATTCCTGATGGAACACCCGATGATGTGGTGCGGACGGTGACGGAGAATTGTCGGACACTAAAATTTAATAATCAGTCGTTTGAGCAGGAGTGA
- the upp gene encoding uracil phosphoribosyltransferase has product MVLQLRVYVPEHPLVKHWLAIARDQNTPPVLFKTAMTELGRWLTYEAARQWLPTLETSVKTPLAECPATFIDPSVPIAVVPILRAGLALLEGAQSLLPLASTYHLGLARNEETLEASCYLNKLPASFDPATRVLILEPMLATGGSISTAMAEITSRGVDPALIRLISVVAAPPALQKLSQNYPSLNIYTAIIDEGLNSRGYIVPGLGDAGDRAFGTY; this is encoded by the coding sequence ATGGTTTTACAACTGCGCGTCTATGTTCCCGAACACCCTCTGGTTAAGCATTGGCTGGCGATCGCCCGCGATCAAAATACCCCCCCGGTACTGTTTAAAACAGCGATGACGGAACTAGGGCGCTGGTTAACCTACGAAGCGGCGCGGCAATGGCTGCCGACCCTGGAAACTAGCGTTAAAACCCCTCTAGCGGAATGTCCCGCTACTTTTATCGATCCTAGCGTACCGATCGCCGTAGTCCCAATTTTACGCGCAGGATTAGCCCTGTTGGAAGGGGCGCAAAGTCTTTTACCCCTAGCTAGTACCTATCACCTCGGTTTAGCCAGAAATGAGGAAACCCTAGAGGCGAGTTGTTATTTAAATAAATTACCGGCTAGTTTTGATCCGGCCACGAGAGTGTTAATTCTTGAACCGATGTTAGCCACGGGGGGATCAATTTCAACGGCAATGGCAGAAATTACCAGCAGAGGCGTTGATCCTGCCCTAATTCGCCTGATTTCGGTGGTGGCTGCCCCGCCCGCTTTACAGAAATTGAGTCAGAATTATCCCAGCTTGAACATCTATACGGCTATTATCGATGAAGGACTAAATAGCCGCGGTTACATCGTGCCAGGGTTGGGCGATGCCGGCGATCGAGCTTTTGGAACCTATTAG
- a CDS encoding NAD(P)H-quinone oxidoreductase subunit O: MAATIKKGALVRVVTGNLENSLEALASDRRLPSYMFNSTAEVLDVKDDYALIKFYVPTPSVWLKLEQLEPA, translated from the coding sequence ATGGCAGCTACAATTAAGAAAGGAGCTTTAGTCCGCGTGGTGACGGGAAACCTAGAAAATAGCCTCGAAGCCCTAGCCAGCGATCGCCGTTTACCCAGTTATATGTTCAACTCGACAGCAGAAGTCTTGGATGTAAAAGATGATTACGCTTTGATTAAATTCTATGTTCCTACCCCCAGTGTGTGGCTAAAGCTCGAACAACTGGAACCCGCCTGA
- the mdh gene encoding malate dehydrogenase — MVDFYDKPLPCQSPRVSVIGAGNVGRTLAQRIAEKNLADVVLLDIVNGLPQGIALDLMEAQGIELHDSEIIGTNNYEDTAGSNIVVITAGLARKPGMSRDDLMNVNAKIVVEAATKCLQYSPEAIFIVITNPLDVMTYLVWQATGLPPQRVMGMAGVLDSSRLQSFIAMELGVSTADVHAMVLGGHGDLMLPLPRYCTVSGVPITELMDEMTINRLVERTRNGGAEIVKLLQTGGAYYAPASSACTMVETILRNQSRLLPAAAYLKGEYGLQDVYLGVPCRLGCRGVESILEVRLTDAERLDLHTSAASVRQNVHLALDSLKVLM, encoded by the coding sequence ATGGTTGACTTCTACGATAAACCCCTCCCCTGTCAATCGCCCCGAGTCTCGGTTATTGGTGCCGGTAACGTCGGACGCACCTTGGCCCAACGCATCGCCGAAAAAAACCTCGCCGATGTGGTTCTCCTCGATATCGTCAATGGTTTGCCCCAGGGTATTGCCCTAGATTTGATGGAAGCTCAGGGCATAGAACTGCACGACAGCGAGATTATCGGCACTAATAACTATGAAGACACGGCAGGCTCGAATATTGTCGTGATTACGGCTGGATTAGCCAGAAAACCGGGCATGAGTCGCGATGATCTCATGAATGTCAATGCCAAAATTGTCGTCGAGGCCGCCACTAAATGCCTCCAGTATTCTCCAGAGGCCATTTTTATCGTCATCACTAATCCCCTTGATGTGATGACCTATCTAGTCTGGCAAGCAACCGGTTTACCCCCCCAAAGAGTGATGGGAATGGCGGGAGTCCTCGATTCTTCCCGTTTACAAAGCTTTATCGCCATGGAATTGGGGGTTAGTACCGCCGACGTTCATGCTATGGTTTTGGGTGGTCACGGTGATTTAATGTTACCCCTACCCCGTTACTGTACCGTCAGTGGTGTGCCGATTACCGAATTAATGGACGAGATGACGATTAATCGTCTAGTGGAGAGAACTCGCAACGGTGGGGCTGAAATCGTCAAATTACTGCAAACTGGCGGCGCTTATTACGCCCCTGCTTCCTCTGCCTGTACCATGGTCGAGACGATATTGAGAAATCAATCCCGTTTACTGCCGGCGGCAGCCTATCTCAAGGGTGAATACGGTTTACAGGATGTTTATCTGGGGGTTCCCTGTCGCTTAGGATGTCGGGGTGTGGAAAGTATTCTGGAAGTGCGTTTGACCGATGCTGAACGTCTGGATTTACACACTTCTGCCGCCTCAGTTCGTCAAAATGTTCATTTAGCCCTTGACAGTCTCAAGGTTTTGATGTAG
- a CDS encoding THUMP domain-containing class I SAM-dependent RNA methyltransferase yields the protein MTRSYFATTARGLEEIAARELEFLGAKEVKPVFTGVHFQGDLALLYRVNLWSRIIFRVLVPIAEIPCGDGKELYDGIQAIDWRDYLTSEETLAVQCTGTNDRLNHSHYTALSIKNAIIDQQRQQGNPRSFVDTENPDLQINAHIEKNRCVLSLDSSGHSLHRRGYHRAMGVAPLKESLAAALVELSAWQDDMALLDPFCGSGTIVIEATLKALNIAPGLSRSQFGFQKWPDYQPDLWQSLVKEAKEKQKSQLNAPIYASDADYEVLHQAEDNAYFCQVQDHINFSLQSITDLEPASDRGIILCNPPYGKRLGNTEELGALYKSFGDVLKQRFKGWTAYILSGNKELTKQIGLRSSRRTPLYNGSLPCTLLKYELY from the coding sequence ATGACTCGATCCTATTTTGCTACTACCGCGAGGGGACTAGAAGAAATTGCCGCTAGGGAATTAGAATTCCTAGGGGCCAAAGAAGTGAAACCCGTATTCACGGGAGTCCATTTTCAGGGAGATCTGGCCCTACTCTATCGAGTCAATCTTTGGTCAAGAATTATTTTTCGGGTTTTGGTTCCCATTGCCGAAATTCCCTGTGGGGATGGGAAGGAACTGTATGATGGCATTCAAGCCATTGATTGGCGCGATTATCTCACCAGTGAGGAAACTTTAGCGGTACAATGTACGGGAACGAACGATCGCCTCAATCACAGCCATTACACCGCCTTAAGCATCAAAAACGCTATTATCGACCAACAGCGTCAACAGGGGAATCCCCGTTCTTTTGTGGATACAGAAAACCCCGACCTGCAAATTAACGCTCATATCGAGAAAAATCGCTGTGTGCTTAGTTTAGATAGTTCTGGTCACAGTTTACATCGTCGCGGGTATCATCGGGCCATGGGAGTCGCACCTCTGAAAGAAAGTCTCGCCGCTGCTTTGGTAGAATTATCGGCATGGCAGGATGATATGGCGCTTTTAGACCCTTTTTGTGGTTCGGGAACCATTGTCATCGAAGCGACGTTAAAAGCTTTAAATATTGCCCCCGGTTTATCTCGTTCCCAGTTCGGATTTCAGAAATGGCCAGACTATCAACCGGATTTATGGCAATCTTTGGTTAAGGAAGCTAAAGAAAAACAAAAATCTCAGCTAAATGCGCCAATTTATGCTAGTGATGCCGATTATGAGGTTCTACATCAGGCCGAGGATAACGCCTATTTTTGTCAAGTGCAGGACCATATTAATTTTAGCTTGCAAAGCATCACCGACTTAGAACCTGCGAGCGATCGAGGGATTATTCTCTGTAATCCCCCTTACGGCAAAAGATTGGGCAATACCGAAGAATTAGGGGCCTTATATAAATCCTTCGGTGATGTCTTAAAACAGAGGTTTAAGGGTTGGACAGCCTATATTTTATCGGGAAACAAAGAACTGACTAAACAAATCGGTCTGCGTTCTTCCCGTCGCACTCCCTTGTATAACGGTTCTTTGCCCTGTACCCTCTTAAAATATGAGTTGTATTAA
- the psaM gene encoding photosystem I reaction center subunit XII — translation MLSDTQVLVALVIALIPGILAFRLATELYK, via the coding sequence ATGCTTTCTGATACTCAAGTTTTAGTCGCTCTGGTAATTGCTTTAATCCCCGGGATTTTGGCTTTTCGTCTAGCGACGGAACTTTATAAGTAA
- a CDS encoding TerC family protein: MLDSLLDSSLTLSLKTPLILLVLIALEAVLSADNAIALASIAQGLGDHQRQRQALNIGLVFAYILRMVLILTATWVVKYWQFELLGAVYLLWLVFNYFASPEDKDHTHHSLQFQSLWQAIPLIAVTDLAFSLDSVTTSIAVADDTWLILLGGTIGVVTLRFMAGLFIRWLEEYTHLEDAGFVTVGLVGLRLLLRVINPDFVPPEWIMISLIAILFAWGFSKRNDREPVESDTIQSDKLP; encoded by the coding sequence ATGTTAGACTCGCTCCTTGATTCATCTCTAACCCTTAGTCTAAAAACCCCGTTAATTCTGTTGGTTCTCATTGCCCTAGAAGCGGTATTATCAGCAGATAACGCCATTGCTCTCGCTTCCATAGCACAGGGATTAGGAGATCATCAGCGTCAACGTCAGGCCTTGAATATTGGCTTAGTTTTCGCCTATATTCTCCGTATGGTCTTGATTCTTACCGCCACCTGGGTGGTTAAATACTGGCAGTTTGAACTTTTGGGAGCAGTATATTTGCTCTGGTTAGTCTTTAATTACTTTGCCTCCCCCGAAGACAAGGATCACACCCATCATAGTCTCCAGTTTCAATCTCTCTGGCAAGCTATCCCCCTAATTGCCGTTACCGATTTAGCTTTTTCCCTTGATAGTGTCACCACTTCCATTGCCGTGGCCGATGATACTTGGTTGATCCTGCTTGGTGGTACGATCGGAGTAGTTACCCTGCGCTTTATGGCGGGTTTATTTATTCGCTGGTTAGAGGAATACACCCACCTAGAAGATGCTGGTTTTGTCACCGTCGGTTTGGTGGGTTTAAGATTGCTGTTGCGGGTGATTAATCCCGATTTTGTGCCGCCAGAATGGATTATGATTAGTTTAATTGCTATCCTCTTTGC